The stretch of DNA TTCACAGCTGTTGGCTTTTTGTCTGCACAGAAATTTCCACTTAGGCTAATTACTTCCATCTCAGGGAAGTTTTCCTTAATGTGCGTCAAGGCTTTTTCCGTACCCTTCGACACCATATTCATCCCCATGGCATCTCCAGTGTGAGATCTGAAGCGTAGAAACAGCAATGGTCCATTCATGGCAATCATTATCTCCTGGAGTCGTCCAAAGCGACTCGTAGAATTAAACATAGCTTTGATGGCTTCGTAATTTTCGGTTGTTTCAATCCAGGCTTTCGCCTTGGCTGCTTGAGAGATGTCAGGGAAACGTACGCAGGGGGCACGTGTCATACCGACGTCGTGCACGACACTTGTAACACCACGTGCTGAGATAGCTTTGCATCCACGATTAGTACTTGCCACCAAGGCACCTTCTGTTGTTGCCATTGGTACGTAGTAGGTTTTCCCATCGAGAAGAAGAGGACCTGCATAGCCTAAGGGGATCTGTACGTACCCCAGAACATTCTCACAGCATGCATTCATCACCTtgttaggagaaaaaaagaagtttcaagagttttctttagttcattttcttctatctTCTTATATCTTCTGTACTATAGTATTGAATTAAGATTAGGTTTGTATGTTTGCTGTTTTGacttgataatttattttagttacTAACTATGCACGTAAGATGATAAAGAATAAtcttttatcacaaaaatgcTTTACGTAATGCCGAAAGAACAACGATGATAATAATTAAGCAGTATAATTAAGGGACTTTTCAGTTTAGTGAAGAACTTCTCTGAGATAGCCCTTTCTTACCTTGCTGTAATCGTAGCTCGTATAGGGCAAATCACTGAGGATTTGTGGGGCAAATTTGGCATTCTCCGTGACAATTTGTCGTCTAATTTTTACACCACGTTCTGGATTATTGagcattttctcaattttatacaATGGACAATGTCCTGCCTTCACAAGCATTCGAATTTCCTTGTCAGTTAAACTTTCTCCAGCATCGTCAGAATTGAGAATTTGCACGCATACAATGAGTGGGCGTGCagggagattttcttcatcttcttctgcgCACGATAAATCTTTTAGCTTCTTAGTAACTTGATCGGGGTTAATTGATGAAGTCTCAGGTTCCTCATCAAATGAATCCGTTGTGATGTCAAAAATTGGtcgtttattttcttgaacatTCGTTGTTTCCATCGATTGATTCATTGCAACACTCACGGGGACTTTACTTAAATTCAACTGATTAGCCATTTCTTTTGTATATAAGAGGAAAACTCGCGAAGATTAAGCAACTTCTCAAGACGGTATTCAACGGCAGACAGACTGTCTCTGTACTCATAGAGCAATGATATTCTTCCCAGCTGTGccctcaaattaattaaaaatgcataaagtccttATCGTAATGATAtgtaaagaaattcaatttgtgatTGCAATTTAGTTAGTCTAACTGACGTTATAAAAAGTACTTTCGGGGATAAGTTGCAATTTCTTCTGATTTAAAAGACGTCTTActtgcaattttaaaatatttttatatcatAATTTTTGAAGTCCAGTTGGATTAAACATATTGTGAGCTTTTAACATCAGAGTGCATGAGCAAGTTTGAGAAAGCTTTCGTAGGAATTATGGTGGGAATCGTTGCTATTTTAGTACATACAACACatagaaaaagcttttaaattttatgagattttcacattttcaccaCGAAATGCGAAGATGTTTTCTATGATTAGGATGGTTCATTTaaaccacaaaaaaagaatttaggtatctaaaaagagaaaattctaatggagaaaaaaaatctaaatttttcatttaatttattgacttaaaatattttacatttctttctttagcttctttttttctttttcgacACGATATCTaacaatgtaaattaaatatgttGCGGTGTTCTCTTTAGTGGGACAACTATTAACACTTCATATAGACTCTAAAATGGTGGAGGGGGGGCAAGGGTGGGATATTAACTTATGTATTTAGGTACGTTAGAACATCCATCTCATCAACagttatttatatatttatcttttattttaataactctgcaaattaaatctctctcaaaaaaatcaaacattttttttaaacacattCTCTTCTATATACTTtttatctttgtttttttttaatttcattttggaTCTCTAACATGGTGCTGaatgctatatatatatatagatttTTGGACGTTGCATACATCTAAGTCACTTTACGATgggtttattttcttttttctttacaaaaataaatcagttcttatttttaatttacctttaaaaaatattagtttctttttctcttagTGTTGTCattaagacttttttcttttaagctcATCAAGGTTCAACAAGATTTCTCAAAACTATTTTGGCAACAATTCTTTTAGttcatttctcattaaaatattcatctcactttccattttttattgTCTAATTACAATATAAATCCtcacttgatttttttcacttattaAAGGTGATatcttctaaattaaattaataagatcattaatttcaaattactgatcttcaaaatgatttctttcgttttttttggaaataatttcagaaaaaacTTATATTGTGAATTCTTTTcccgaattaatttttttttgatatcattcaatgaataaaatgtatatttagATTTTCGATCAATttcaaatatacataatttgataaaattgatataTTTTGGTGATATATTCCAATTTCCATGCCctgtttcaaatttttttttgaaattttttctttcgaaattcaaaaatttcttttaaattttattccgtCGAtaattcgtatttttttttcaattttatttggaaaggaaggaaaattttgctaaTATTCTGTTAACATTGACTCTCACATAAATAAACGACTCAACTAAATCTTATCCCTTATTCGCTTCTAAATACAGAAAGCATTTTTTgtagtttcatttttttttctttgtacctTTCAATCTAAAGCCGACATTCTTTGTATTTTCCAGTTCATTTTATAtggattttataaaatatgtatatattcgGAAAGGATAACTTCTTCAGCCCTGCTACATATTTTCTGATAGTTTTCTTACGCAGGTAcacacatatattttttatggttcGTTTTATAACGGTCACAACTTGAATTTAAAGAACTTCTTGCcacattttaaagaaaaatttcaaaaggtttttgtgtttttttttgtggtattctgtcagcaaatcTTTGTATTATTTGATCAATAAAAGTATTTCTATTCTgtctgaaaatgaaaagagacacttttatattttttaaaacctcATTAAAgagattcattaaaaaattcttttagataGGTACTTCCATTCAAATTGTGACAATTTTCTCTACTTCTTTGTGATTATTTTGGGGTGTTTTTTTATCGTTACATTTGTATAGATATTATGTAATGTTTCTTTACAGTTTTGGTACATAGTTCCCTCTAACATTGActctaaaatcttttttttttgccatttgttCAACATTTAATactgatttcttttttcttggtttctaaacatttttttttaataatttattttgttttttctaaTAACGTGTAGGTACATTTGGACAAAATACATTCatcatatttatgtatattttttgtatataataggtACACattcttcagaaaaaaaattctctaaaaattatgaaaaaatacttttatttacaTCAATtctattcattcaaaaattacaCCAAAAAATTCCTATATAAagctaaaaattcaattttagctcccacatatgtatgtatgtatatgtatatatgtaacGAGGAACATCAATATTCAACATCCTCTGTCTCTCAAGTATGTTTATTCATGCTGATTACCTTCgctcattttaatttgatggggtgggggggggggaaggttgcataaattttcccagCAATATGCAAGAGGAAAGAACTTAATGCACGCACGCTTTCGtatttgaaaattgcattacGAGGTCCTTACACAGATGGTTtgttattcaattaatttggcATCCACGAAGCctatctaaaatattttacgaacttcttttggtttttttctcttttaattattcttgcTATGGTGTGTTT from Lutzomyia longipalpis isolate SR_M1_2022 chromosome 4, ASM2433408v1 encodes:
- the LOC129796663 gene encoding 3-hydroxy-3-methylglutaryl-coenzyme A reductase-like, translating into MANQLNLSKVPVSVAMNQSMETTNVQENKRPIFDITTDSFDEEPETSSINPDQVTKKLKDLSCAEEDEENLPARPLIVCVQILNSDDAGESLTDKEIRMLVKAGHCPLYKIEKMLNNPERGVKIRRQIVTENAKFAPQILSDLPYTSYDYSKVMNACCENVLGYVQIPLGYAGPLLLDGKTYYVPMATTEGALVASTNRGCKAISARGVTSVVHDVGMTRAPCVRFPDISQAAKAKAWIETTENYEAIKAMFNSTSRFGRLQEIMIAMNGPLLFLRFRSHTGDAMGMNMVSKGTEKALTHIKENFPEMEVISLSGNFCADKKPTAVNWIKGRGKSVVCEAIIPAEQLRSILKTDAKTLAQCNKLKNLVGSSMAGSIGGNNAHAANMVTAIFIATGQDPAQNVTSSNCSTSMEVYGKNEEDLYMTCTMPSLEVGTIGGGTVLTAQSACLNMLGLRGSHPTDPSQNAKTLASVICATVMAGEISLMAALVNNDLVKSHMVHNRSATNLAEFQKQELAAMQNFPKFDNTRN